The Corvus moneduloides isolate bCorMon1 chromosome 5, bCorMon1.pri, whole genome shotgun sequence genome includes a region encoding these proteins:
- the C5H4orf19 gene encoding uncharacterized protein C4orf19 homolog isoform X1 gives MKKPLAKRFPIAGPRHLKQIFQEVDGVQSERLKKIQMGCRCCKMIQSYIFDPEEVQSSGCIHEVNSYKHTEQGSNKSKFKENSENEEPKNELQKDEVNKTENKNPVNSATETLWNHRGNDSQEDGLVKCAAKFDVAVNGGNSCAEHSMLNPNTNSAKETSEKGISSQSEASSASNRDFYTKSNRSGQEIDLETGSHIKAASNVPNSIPDSKSAEDSIFLKGNSILETENNAIRLPDIDYPLNGNQTGNYVEKDSFSVNCAHSDQNNGASAIQDQGLCITPPLSVKESSTEPFKTDSESPSEMLTGGITAVAVTKVTQAPTHTNHKDFNGGIEEEDAEVAAALAALEAATAGEDLEDDDEY, from the exons atTAAAGAAAATCCAGATGGGGTGCAGGTGCTGCAAAATGATACAAAG CTATATTTTTGATCCAGAAGAAGTACAATCATCTGGATGTATCCATGAAGTAAACAGCTACAAACATACTGAACAAGGCAGCAATAAATCCAAATTTAAAGAGAATAGTGAAAATGAAGAACCCAAAAATGAACTCCAGAAGGATGAggtaaacaaaacagaaaataaaaatccagtaAACAGTGCAACAGAAACTCTCTGGAATCACAGAGGCAACGATTCTCAAGAGGATGGCCTTGTGAAGTGTGCTGCAAAGTTTGATGTTGCAGTCAATGGTGGCAACTCCTGTGCTGAGCACTCCATGCTCAACCCCAACACAAACTCAGCAAAAGAAACCAGTGAAAAGGGAATCTCCAGCCAGTCAGAGGCTTCTTCAGCCAGCAACAGAGACTTTTACACCAAATCAAACAGGTCTGGACAAGAAATTGACCTAGAGACAGGCAGTCATATTAAGGCAGCCAGCAATGTGCCTAACAGCATTCCAGACTCCAAGTCTGCAGAAGACAGCATCTTTCTCAAAGGAAACTCAATATTGGAGACAGAAAACAATGCCATAAGACTGCCAGATATTGATTATCCCCTAAATGGCAATCAAACTGGGAACTATGTTGAAAAAGATAGCTTTTCAGTCAATTGTGCACATTCAGACCAAAACAATGGTGCTTCAGCAATACAGGACCAGGGCCTTTGTATAACCCCACCTTTGTCTGTGAAAGAGAGCAGTACTGAACCTTTTAAAACTGACTCTGAAAGTCCGAGCGAGATGCTTACTGGTGGTATCACTGCAGTGGCTGTTACCAAAGTCACACAGGCACCCACACACACCAACCATAAAGATTTCAATGGAGGAATTGAGGAGGAAGATGCAGAagttgcagcagctctggctgcactggaagcagcaacagcaggagaAGACCTGGAAGATGATGACGAGTACTAG
- the C5H4orf19 gene encoding uncharacterized protein C4orf19 homolog isoform X2, producing the protein MGCRCCKMIQSYIFDPEEVQSSGCIHEVNSYKHTEQGSNKSKFKENSENEEPKNELQKDEVNKTENKNPVNSATETLWNHRGNDSQEDGLVKCAAKFDVAVNGGNSCAEHSMLNPNTNSAKETSEKGISSQSEASSASNRDFYTKSNRSGQEIDLETGSHIKAASNVPNSIPDSKSAEDSIFLKGNSILETENNAIRLPDIDYPLNGNQTGNYVEKDSFSVNCAHSDQNNGASAIQDQGLCITPPLSVKESSTEPFKTDSESPSEMLTGGITAVAVTKVTQAPTHTNHKDFNGGIEEEDAEVAAALAALEAATAGEDLEDDDEY; encoded by the exons ATGGGGTGCAGGTGCTGCAAAATGATACAAAG CTATATTTTTGATCCAGAAGAAGTACAATCATCTGGATGTATCCATGAAGTAAACAGCTACAAACATACTGAACAAGGCAGCAATAAATCCAAATTTAAAGAGAATAGTGAAAATGAAGAACCCAAAAATGAACTCCAGAAGGATGAggtaaacaaaacagaaaataaaaatccagtaAACAGTGCAACAGAAACTCTCTGGAATCACAGAGGCAACGATTCTCAAGAGGATGGCCTTGTGAAGTGTGCTGCAAAGTTTGATGTTGCAGTCAATGGTGGCAACTCCTGTGCTGAGCACTCCATGCTCAACCCCAACACAAACTCAGCAAAAGAAACCAGTGAAAAGGGAATCTCCAGCCAGTCAGAGGCTTCTTCAGCCAGCAACAGAGACTTTTACACCAAATCAAACAGGTCTGGACAAGAAATTGACCTAGAGACAGGCAGTCATATTAAGGCAGCCAGCAATGTGCCTAACAGCATTCCAGACTCCAAGTCTGCAGAAGACAGCATCTTTCTCAAAGGAAACTCAATATTGGAGACAGAAAACAATGCCATAAGACTGCCAGATATTGATTATCCCCTAAATGGCAATCAAACTGGGAACTATGTTGAAAAAGATAGCTTTTCAGTCAATTGTGCACATTCAGACCAAAACAATGGTGCTTCAGCAATACAGGACCAGGGCCTTTGTATAACCCCACCTTTGTCTGTGAAAGAGAGCAGTACTGAACCTTTTAAAACTGACTCTGAAAGTCCGAGCGAGATGCTTACTGGTGGTATCACTGCAGTGGCTGTTACCAAAGTCACACAGGCACCCACACACACCAACCATAAAGATTTCAATGGAGGAATTGAGGAGGAAGATGCAGAagttgcagcagctctggctgcactggaagcagcaacagcaggagaAGACCTGGAAGATGATGACGAGTACTAG